Proteins from one Tsuneonella aeria genomic window:
- a CDS encoding VOC family protein, which yields MGVKSLGYVVIATAQPERWDHFLTQVAGVMRAPDAADGAALYRIDDRPFRFRIERGAEERLIAAAYEVSDAEFDRLVDAIAAAGRPVQHGDSEEARGRGIARFIRTSDPAGNGLEFFTGDTRDDVAFVSPVGVPGFVTGDMGMGHAVFSAPNFDECHAFYRDVIGFHDTDLPAFHLMGPDAPPMHFAFMHADNGRHHSIALGEGPVPPSGCVHLMLEYPDLTEVGRAHDRMKAHGYVESATLGRHLNDETTGFYVQTPGGFDLEIGCDSLVIDPGAWEVTRHKGISAWGHEWAWQRAMKEAESAA from the coding sequence CGCCGGACGCCGCCGACGGCGCGGCGCTGTACCGCATCGACGACCGGCCGTTCCGCTTTCGCATCGAACGCGGCGCGGAAGAGCGTCTGATCGCCGCGGCGTACGAAGTGAGCGATGCGGAATTCGACCGCCTTGTCGATGCCATCGCCGCGGCGGGACGCCCCGTTCAGCATGGCGACTCCGAAGAGGCGCGCGGGCGCGGGATCGCGCGGTTCATCCGCACCTCCGATCCCGCAGGGAACGGTCTCGAGTTCTTCACGGGCGACACGCGCGATGACGTGGCGTTCGTCTCGCCCGTCGGGGTGCCGGGTTTCGTCACCGGGGACATGGGGATGGGTCACGCGGTCTTCTCGGCGCCCAACTTCGACGAATGCCACGCCTTCTATCGTGACGTGATCGGCTTTCACGACACGGACCTGCCCGCGTTCCACCTCATGGGCCCGGATGCGCCCCCGATGCACTTTGCGTTCATGCACGCGGACAATGGGCGCCATCACAGCATTGCGCTGGGGGAAGGTCCGGTGCCACCTTCGGGCTGCGTGCACCTGATGCTGGAATATCCCGACCTCACGGAAGTAGGCAGGGCCCATGACCGGATGAAGGCGCACGGTTATGTCGAGAGCGCGACCCTGGGCCGCCATCTCAACGACGAGACAACCGGGTTCTACGTCCAGACCCCGGGTGGCTTCGATCTCGAGATCGGTTGCGACAGCCTCGTGATCGATCCCGGGGCGTGGGAAGTGACCCGGCACAAGGGTATCAGTGCCTGGGGGCACGAATGGGCCTGGCAACGGGCGATGAAGGAGGCGGAGTCCGCGGCATGA
- a CDS encoding CoA transferase subunit A — translation MSRPLDKRMSPAEIVGQLSDGMTLGIGGWGPRRKPMALVREILRSDLKDLTVVAYGGADVGMLCAAGKVRKLVFAFVSLDAIPLEPWFRKAREAGAIDVLELDEGMLQWGLKAAAFGLPFLPTRVGLGTDLAELGGLKTVQSPYADEETLIAMPALALDAALIHVNRADRRGNIQALGPDTYYDEWFARAAARTFVSCEELVEAMEDAYPQDAQANIVERSYISGVAEIRGGAHPSSLPPAYGWDMKAFKAYADAAKDPGDWSAVADRFVGASEDEYIAGFGGTDAVTKLPLPVF, via the coding sequence ATGAGCAGACCGCTCGACAAACGAATGAGCCCGGCGGAAATCGTCGGGCAACTGTCCGACGGCATGACGCTGGGGATTGGCGGCTGGGGCCCGCGGCGCAAGCCGATGGCGCTGGTTCGCGAAATCCTCCGTTCCGATCTCAAGGACCTGACCGTGGTCGCCTACGGCGGCGCGGATGTCGGGATGCTGTGCGCCGCCGGCAAGGTCCGCAAACTGGTGTTCGCGTTCGTCTCGCTCGACGCAATCCCGCTGGAGCCGTGGTTCCGCAAGGCGCGGGAAGCCGGTGCGATCGACGTCCTCGAACTCGACGAAGGCATGTTGCAGTGGGGCCTGAAGGCGGCGGCGTTCGGGTTGCCGTTCCTGCCGACGCGCGTCGGCCTCGGCACCGACCTGGCGGAGCTGGGCGGCCTCAAGACGGTGCAGTCGCCCTATGCGGACGAAGAGACGCTGATCGCGATGCCGGCGCTGGCGCTCGACGCGGCGCTGATCCACGTCAATCGCGCGGACCGGCGCGGCAACATCCAGGCGCTGGGCCCGGACACGTATTATGACGAGTGGTTCGCGCGCGCGGCGGCACGGACGTTCGTGAGCTGTGAAGAGCTCGTCGAGGCGATGGAAGACGCCTATCCCCAGGACGCCCAGGCCAACATCGTCGAACGGTCGTACATTTCCGGCGTCGCGGAAATCCGCGGCGGCGCGCATCCGAGCTCGCTGCCGCCGGCCTATGGCTGGGACATGAAGGCGTTCAAGGCTTACGCCGACGCGGCCAAGGATCCGGGAGACTGGAGCGCGGTGGCCGATCGTTTCGTCGGCGCAAGCGAGGATGAATACATCGCCGGATTTGGCGGCACGGATGCCGTCACCAAGCTGCCGCTGCCGGTTTTCTGA